A section of the Ruania halotolerans genome encodes:
- a CDS encoding helix-turn-helix transcriptional regulator, giving the protein MASGPAVTSNDAVRLLENLETHRGVLVSGAAGIGKSHLLRGVRALLEEAGRLAPVLSACSLGRGIPLGVFVGALDLPVEEMSSPGAVIDAFSRHRSSTVLLVDDVDHLDDASLWVVAHLIRTTGLPAILTSRGLSTAPDVVRDLYDAGAVVEVAVQGLPDRDALTLVARTMGGAPTPATGAAVVAAGRGNPLHLREIVSGTMADGRLVETPHGWELVGGPTVTPRMGQVIGERFHGVDEPTVEAAAVVAIAGECPADAITEEARRALTRTELVEYTTCGWLRLSHPLDAEYLRSRCSAALWHDLTHEAIRVLRGPSAAERPDARRHADLLALDLGQDIDADATIALAEHALGAFDAHLALRAAEAVLALGEQPVAAHRLAGLADSALNRIESADAHLAAAEDAAQTAAERVSVALAQAQHLGMRHHDAAAALAVIERAAGTVEDAEHVAHLHRAALRWAAVAGMTPPSQSAPVPAELKEAETVMGLITIGLSGVISGPLHESELLLSELRRVPADLLALVPGGSALIELTAVMALSFTGDVIATRRRIEGLIEGTNERAPESVGTWEYALGFIELLSADAEQAYQRACSATTHLAWRDPAGLLPAAQALSSAAALATGRQMEARQAFEAVPEAAIGDPKVVMLRAWADAWQANHDNRADHAALVLVEAARWLLSVQHTFFAGMLAHCAARIGHRLDDAASVLEAATALAGGGLLHLLERHAVATRDGDFTSLAAVATDAQELGLVVTAADSWLWLSEHASGARARGFSELQARRYRMSADRLCTERPGMALWRGQADRSLLLSARELEVATLAARRLTAKEIAGANGVSVNTVTNQLASAFRKLGVNNRAELREVLGAESLAEG; this is encoded by the coding sequence GTGGCAAGCGGTCCGGCAGTGACGTCGAACGATGCGGTCCGGCTCCTGGAAAACCTCGAGACCCACCGCGGGGTCCTCGTCAGCGGCGCTGCGGGCATCGGGAAGTCGCACCTGCTGCGCGGCGTTCGCGCACTCCTGGAGGAGGCAGGCCGGTTGGCCCCGGTGCTCTCGGCATGCAGCCTGGGACGCGGCATCCCCCTCGGAGTGTTTGTCGGCGCTCTGGACCTGCCGGTCGAGGAGATGAGCTCACCCGGTGCGGTCATCGATGCGTTCTCCCGGCATCGGTCCTCGACGGTGTTGCTGGTGGACGATGTGGATCATCTCGACGATGCCTCGCTGTGGGTGGTCGCGCACCTGATCCGCACCACGGGATTGCCCGCGATCCTGACCTCTCGCGGACTCTCCACCGCGCCGGATGTCGTCCGTGATCTCTACGACGCGGGGGCCGTGGTCGAGGTTGCGGTGCAGGGGCTCCCGGACCGTGACGCACTGACATTGGTGGCCCGCACGATGGGTGGCGCGCCTACACCCGCAACGGGTGCGGCAGTCGTCGCGGCCGGACGCGGAAATCCGCTCCATCTGCGCGAGATCGTCTCGGGCACGATGGCTGATGGGCGCCTGGTGGAGACCCCGCATGGCTGGGAGCTGGTGGGAGGCCCGACGGTGACACCGCGGATGGGTCAGGTGATCGGCGAACGGTTCCACGGTGTGGACGAGCCCACGGTGGAGGCTGCTGCCGTGGTTGCGATCGCCGGGGAGTGCCCCGCAGACGCCATCACTGAGGAAGCGCGGCGTGCCCTGACGCGAACCGAGCTGGTGGAGTACACCACCTGCGGGTGGCTGCGCCTGAGCCATCCGCTCGATGCCGAGTACCTGCGATCGCGCTGCTCGGCGGCGCTCTGGCATGACCTTACCCACGAGGCCATCCGGGTGCTGCGCGGCCCATCCGCAGCCGAACGTCCCGATGCCCGCCGCCACGCCGATCTGCTGGCCCTCGACCTAGGGCAGGACATCGACGCCGACGCAACGATCGCCCTGGCCGAACATGCACTTGGTGCGTTCGACGCTCACCTCGCACTCCGAGCCGCCGAGGCTGTCCTGGCCCTGGGCGAGCAGCCGGTGGCGGCGCACCGCCTTGCGGGTCTTGCCGATTCCGCCCTCAACCGGATCGAGAGCGCAGACGCTCATCTCGCCGCAGCCGAAGACGCGGCGCAGACCGCGGCGGAGCGCGTCTCGGTGGCACTGGCCCAGGCACAGCACCTCGGGATGCGTCATCACGACGCGGCCGCCGCGCTCGCCGTGATCGAGCGGGCCGCCGGCACCGTCGAGGACGCGGAACATGTGGCGCATCTACATCGGGCAGCGTTGCGCTGGGCGGCGGTTGCGGGTATGACTCCGCCGAGCCAGTCCGCACCGGTGCCGGCTGAACTCAAGGAGGCCGAGACCGTGATGGGGCTGATCACCATCGGTCTGTCCGGAGTGATCTCTGGCCCGCTGCACGAGTCCGAACTCCTGCTGAGTGAGCTACGGCGGGTCCCCGCCGACCTGCTCGCCCTGGTGCCGGGGGGCTCCGCTTTGATCGAGCTCACGGCCGTCATGGCCCTGTCGTTCACCGGTGACGTGATCGCGACGCGGCGCCGGATCGAAGGGCTCATCGAGGGAACGAACGAGCGCGCCCCAGAGTCCGTCGGAACGTGGGAGTACGCACTCGGTTTCATTGAGCTGCTTTCCGCTGACGCCGAGCAGGCGTATCAGCGGGCATGTTCGGCCACCACACACCTCGCATGGCGCGATCCGGCCGGATTGCTTCCTGCGGCGCAAGCCCTCAGCAGTGCTGCCGCTCTCGCCACCGGGCGTCAGATGGAAGCCCGCCAGGCGTTCGAGGCGGTACCGGAAGCGGCCATCGGCGATCCCAAGGTGGTGATGTTGCGTGCCTGGGCAGACGCGTGGCAGGCCAATCATGACAATCGTGCCGATCACGCGGCCCTCGTGCTGGTGGAGGCGGCGCGATGGTTGCTCTCGGTGCAGCACACGTTCTTCGCCGGCATGCTCGCGCATTGCGCCGCGCGGATCGGCCATCGCCTCGACGATGCCGCATCTGTGCTCGAAGCTGCGACGGCGTTGGCAGGGGGTGGGCTGCTCCACCTCCTTGAGCGACACGCGGTGGCCACTCGGGACGGGGATTTCACGAGTCTCGCTGCCGTGGCGACGGACGCTCAGGAACTCGGCCTGGTTGTCACCGCTGCCGATTCCTGGTTGTGGCTATCCGAGCACGCGAGCGGCGCACGCGCACGTGGGTTCAGCGAGCTCCAGGCTCGCCGGTATCGGATGTCTGCCGACCGGCTGTGCACCGAGCGGCCGGGAATGGCGCTGTGGCGCGGTCAAGCAGACCGTTCCCTGCTGCTCTCTGCGCGCGAGCTCGAGGTTGCCACGTTGGCGGCGCGCAGACTCACCGCCAAGGAGATCGCCGGTGCTAACGGCGTCTCGGTGAACACAGTGACCAATCAGCTGGCGTCGGCCTTCCGTAAGCTCGGGGTCAACAACCGCGCCGAGTTGCGCGAGGTTCTCGGTGCGGAGAGTCTCGCCGAGGGCTGA
- the soxR gene encoding redox-sensitive transcriptional activator SoxR — MSQVPKDAIWLKPGHIAERAGVAVSTLHYYESLGLIRSRRTAGDRREYRRDTLRILAFIRASQRVGITLERIKNALDQLPDQGVPTKRDWARISREWRDDLNDRIEFLTALRDRFSDCIGCGCLSLRSCPYSNPDDILGTKGQGAVRLPS; from the coding sequence ATGTCCCAGGTGCCCAAGGACGCCATCTGGCTCAAACCCGGCCACATTGCCGAACGAGCAGGTGTTGCCGTTTCGACCCTGCACTACTACGAGTCCCTTGGACTCATCCGCAGTCGGCGGACCGCTGGGGACCGCCGCGAGTACCGTCGTGACACGCTGCGAATCCTCGCGTTCATCCGCGCGTCGCAGCGAGTGGGAATCACGCTCGAGCGCATCAAGAACGCGCTCGACCAACTGCCAGATCAAGGAGTGCCGACCAAGCGAGATTGGGCGCGCATCTCGCGGGAGTGGCGTGACGACCTCAACGACAGGATCGAGTTCCTCACCGCCCTGCGTGACCGGTTCTCGGACTGCATCGGTTGCGGCTGTCTCTCACTCAGGTCATGCCCGTACTCCAATCCGGACGACATCCTTGGCACCAAGGGCCAAGGGGCGGTACGTCTGCCCTCATAG
- a CDS encoding DsbA family oxidoreductase, translating into MWADVRCPWCWIGLRRLQRARAATGEPVRVRRRSFLLEPHGPAGPGRRTSQVATSEWGMSAQQWRATSRLIRSEARNEGLRIDIDGAPMFDSNPLHRLLKLADEAEGVDVDAAWEDAFSTHFARNENLGDPEVLRALASRWAIDESEVQSTLTGERFAAEVSCDVERARQVSITSIPTVVAADGRRVSGSASVDELVQLLNAARSLR; encoded by the coding sequence GTGTGGGCAGACGTACGCTGCCCGTGGTGCTGGATCGGACTGCGTCGTCTCCAGCGGGCGAGAGCCGCCACCGGCGAACCTGTACGCGTTCGCCGGCGCAGCTTCCTCCTGGAACCGCACGGCCCCGCTGGTCCGGGGCGGAGGACGTCGCAGGTCGCGACGAGCGAGTGGGGGATGTCCGCGCAACAGTGGAGAGCCACGAGTCGGTTGATCCGTTCCGAGGCCCGCAATGAGGGTCTGCGAATCGATATCGACGGCGCCCCGATGTTCGACTCAAACCCGCTGCATCGGCTGCTCAAGCTCGCAGACGAGGCCGAAGGCGTCGATGTGGACGCGGCGTGGGAGGACGCATTCTCGACACACTTCGCGCGCAACGAGAACCTTGGTGACCCCGAGGTCCTCCGTGCGCTGGCGTCCAGGTGGGCGATTGATGAATCTGAGGTGCAGAGCACGCTGACCGGCGAGAGATTCGCTGCCGAGGTGTCCTGCGATGTGGAGCGAGCCCGTCAGGTCTCGATCACCTCCATACCGACGGTGGTCGCGGCGGACGGGCGGCGGGTGTCCGGGAGTGCGTCTGTCGATGAGCTTGTCCAGTTGCTCAACGCGGCCAGGTCGCTCCGGTGA
- a CDS encoding NADP-dependent oxidoreductase translates to MSATMRAASIDAFGPPDVLRVRDLARPDVLDDGVLVRVIAAGVQVTDAAIRAGWTPPGAVIRFPQVLGNEFSGVVEKVGVDVRGFEPGDQVAGFNVLGCYAEYVAVPQSQVVAKPQSVAWQAAGALSASGQTAHTALEDLAVQGGDVVLVHGAAGGVGTVFTQLAVRAGATVIGTASASNHDHLRALGAIPVRYGDGQVDRIRAVSSRVDVAFDAAGHENLRTAIELVADRDRIATIVDMALAHELGCRIVRSRRSANRLADLMDRLADGDLGIHIRRTYRLDEVGDAHRDVETGHGRGKIVLEIGDAP, encoded by the coding sequence GTGAGCGCGACCATGCGGGCAGCGTCGATCGACGCTTTTGGCCCGCCTGACGTTCTTCGTGTGCGAGACCTCGCGCGCCCGGACGTGCTGGATGACGGCGTCCTCGTCCGCGTGATCGCCGCGGGAGTTCAGGTGACCGACGCAGCCATCCGCGCGGGCTGGACACCGCCGGGGGCGGTGATTCGGTTCCCACAGGTTCTCGGCAACGAATTCTCCGGCGTCGTCGAAAAGGTCGGGGTTGACGTACGAGGGTTCGAGCCCGGTGATCAGGTGGCGGGCTTCAACGTCCTCGGTTGCTATGCGGAGTACGTCGCTGTGCCGCAGTCGCAGGTGGTCGCCAAACCGCAGTCGGTGGCATGGCAGGCCGCAGGCGCTCTCTCGGCCTCGGGACAGACCGCCCACACTGCGTTGGAGGACCTTGCTGTGCAGGGTGGCGACGTCGTCCTGGTGCATGGCGCCGCAGGTGGGGTCGGTACCGTCTTCACTCAACTTGCCGTGCGCGCGGGGGCGACCGTGATTGGAACCGCCAGCGCGTCCAACCATGACCATCTCCGAGCCTTGGGCGCTATTCCCGTCCGCTACGGGGACGGGCAGGTGGACAGGATTCGTGCCGTCAGCTCGCGCGTGGACGTCGCATTCGATGCGGCCGGGCACGAGAACCTGCGTACCGCCATTGAGCTCGTCGCAGATCGCGACCGGATCGCCACGATCGTCGACATGGCTCTCGCACACGAGCTGGGCTGCCGCATCGTCCGGAGTCGTCGTTCCGCGAACCGGTTGGCGGACCTCATGGACCGACTGGCCGACGGCGACCTGGGCATTCACATTCGGCGCACCTATCGGCTCGACGAGGTCGGGGATGCCCACCGGGACGTCGAGACGGGGCACGGGCGAGGCAAGATCGTGCTCGAGATCGGCGACGCACCATGA
- a CDS encoding MFS transporter, with the protein MTFIAFESFAVTTVLPVAMAELGGTQWYSFAYAATITAALVGMVTGGNWSDHAGPHRPLMVGGALFLAGLALCVVAADPTAFILGRLLQGVGGGIDSVILYVLIARHIPEGPRPRMFGLLTAAWLVPSMAGPVTAGALTELMGWRTVFGLILTGAAMSLSLLLFVTRGPAPQAKVSARTVFGRKGALSLVAALLLVLLHVGGHLVPSLSALVTVATLIALVATARGILPPGTLLLRGAPQRLVALRAILGATVTSTDLYLTLYLQTERGYPPTTAGLVIAVGALGWALGAVLQGRFSSEHATHRRLILVATPLITAGPVSVLCYVAAEFPLLAVVAGCIAMGTGMGVAYPRLSSATLALVDTHQHGAYSAALQAGESMSVGATTALTGVVLAATLSSHVSFSLLYATLAGFACVAIVIAARSVSERSRTRRPWPAST; encoded by the coding sequence ATGACGTTCATCGCCTTTGAGTCCTTCGCCGTGACCACCGTCCTCCCGGTCGCCATGGCCGAACTTGGGGGAACGCAGTGGTACTCCTTCGCGTACGCCGCCACCATCACTGCCGCGCTGGTCGGCATGGTGACCGGTGGGAACTGGTCCGACCATGCCGGCCCGCACAGGCCGCTGATGGTCGGAGGGGCCCTGTTCCTGGCGGGTCTCGCGCTATGCGTGGTGGCAGCTGACCCGACGGCGTTCATCCTTGGACGACTCCTGCAGGGCGTGGGCGGCGGGATCGACTCCGTCATCCTCTACGTCCTGATCGCACGCCACATTCCTGAGGGCCCACGCCCGCGCATGTTCGGTCTACTCACCGCTGCCTGGCTCGTTCCCTCGATGGCGGGCCCGGTGACCGCGGGCGCGCTCACGGAACTGATGGGCTGGCGCACGGTATTCGGACTCATCCTCACCGGTGCCGCGATGTCGCTGTCCCTGTTGCTGTTCGTCACGCGGGGTCCTGCGCCCCAGGCCAAGGTCTCGGCGCGGACAGTCTTCGGTCGCAAGGGTGCGTTGTCACTCGTGGCGGCGCTGTTGCTCGTTCTTCTCCATGTGGGCGGGCACCTCGTCCCCTCGCTCTCGGCCCTGGTGACGGTCGCCACGTTGATCGCGTTGGTGGCCACTGCGCGCGGCATCCTGCCGCCGGGCACGTTGCTGCTTCGCGGTGCGCCGCAGCGCCTCGTCGCACTGAGGGCGATCCTCGGTGCGACGGTCACCTCCACCGATCTCTACCTCACCCTGTACCTCCAGACTGAACGCGGGTACCCACCCACCACAGCAGGGCTCGTGATCGCGGTAGGGGCGCTGGGGTGGGCGCTGGGAGCGGTGCTGCAAGGACGATTCTCCAGTGAGCACGCGACGCACCGACGATTGATCCTCGTCGCCACACCGCTCATTACCGCCGGACCCGTCAGTGTGCTGTGTTACGTGGCGGCTGAGTTCCCCCTCTTGGCAGTGGTCGCTGGGTGTATCGCGATGGGTACCGGGATGGGCGTCGCCTACCCACGCCTATCCAGCGCCACCCTCGCGCTGGTGGACACCCATCAGCATGGCGCCTACAGTGCGGCGTTACAGGCGGGCGAGAGTATGAGTGTGGGTGCGACCACCGCGCTGACAGGCGTTGTGCTCGCAGCGACCCTCTCCTCCCATGTCTCGTTCAGCCTCCTCTACGCCACCTTGGCCGGATTCGCGTGCGTTGCCATCGTCATCGCGGCGAGGAGCGTGTCGGAACGTTCACGCACGCGGCGTCCGTGGCCAGCTTCGACGTGA
- a CDS encoding CGNR zinc finger domain-containing protein — MNELLRDEALLLALLNTTPVDGGTQVDELGEEQAAIAWLRSHGGTGSPAELEHTRRARDALQHVVRDNHAPATLSQFLDGVSLAPSIRSGRLAWQFQAPVDMELAARAVITWYDIEESLPGRLRPCGNDECRRYLIDHSRGNRAQWCSMAVCGNRMKARRHYQRTREARSPEPARTPPA; from the coding sequence ATGAACGAGCTCCTCCGGGACGAAGCCCTGCTGCTGGCTTTGCTGAACACCACCCCCGTCGACGGCGGCACGCAGGTGGACGAGCTTGGCGAGGAACAGGCAGCGATAGCCTGGCTGAGGAGCCACGGTGGCACCGGTTCCCCGGCCGAGCTCGAGCACACGCGACGCGCACGGGACGCGCTGCAGCACGTCGTCCGTGACAACCACGCCCCGGCCACACTCTCCCAGTTCCTCGACGGCGTGAGCCTGGCCCCGTCGATACGCTCCGGGCGCCTCGCCTGGCAATTCCAGGCGCCTGTGGACATGGAACTCGCCGCACGGGCCGTCATCACCTGGTACGACATCGAAGAGTCGCTGCCCGGTCGCCTGCGCCCGTGCGGAAACGACGAATGCCGCCGCTACCTGATCGACCACAGCCGAGGGAACCGCGCGCAGTGGTGTTCGATGGCCGTGTGCGGGAACCGCATGAAGGCGCGCCGGCACTACCAGCGCACACGAGAGGCCCGCTCCCCAGAGCCCGCCCGGACACCACCGGCCTGA
- a CDS encoding alpha/beta fold hydrolase, whose translation MATVHHRQRVIDGHTLFYREAGDPDAPTLVLLHGYPTSSFMFRHLIPLLADDFHLIAPDHLGFGLSDAPDVSEFDYTFDALADLTQSLLSELGVQRYAIYVQDYGAPIGWRLAIREPEAVTAIISQSGNAYEAGFVDGFWVPVRAYWQEQSETTEAAMRVALGIDAIRWQYLTGVEDPTVVDPQTWIHDHALVSRPGNDRIQLALFRDYASNVAFYPKLHEYFRASQVPLLAVWGDGDEIFGPDGAHAFRTDLPHAEIHLVPGGHFLLESDVDGVAELIRSFLHSHLEGHARM comes from the coding sequence ATGGCGACCGTGCACCACCGTCAGCGCGTCATCGATGGCCACACGCTCTTCTACCGGGAGGCGGGCGATCCGGACGCACCCACGCTCGTGCTCCTGCACGGGTATCCGACGAGCTCGTTCATGTTCCGTCATCTCATCCCGCTGCTCGCGGACGACTTCCACCTCATCGCTCCGGACCACCTGGGGTTCGGTCTCTCCGACGCGCCGGACGTCAGCGAGTTCGACTACACCTTTGACGCTCTGGCCGATCTCACGCAGTCCCTGTTGTCCGAGCTCGGCGTGCAGCGCTACGCGATCTACGTCCAGGACTATGGCGCCCCGATCGGTTGGCGACTCGCGATTCGTGAACCTGAAGCAGTGACGGCGATCATCAGCCAGAGCGGCAACGCCTATGAAGCCGGGTTCGTCGACGGTTTCTGGGTGCCCGTCCGGGCCTACTGGCAGGAGCAGAGCGAGACCACGGAGGCCGCCATGCGGGTGGCGCTGGGGATCGATGCCATCCGATGGCAGTACCTCACCGGTGTCGAGGACCCCACCGTCGTCGACCCTCAGACATGGATCCACGACCATGCCCTTGTCAGCCGGCCCGGCAACGACAGGATCCAGCTTGCGCTGTTCCGCGACTATGCCAGCAACGTGGCCTTCTACCCGAAGCTGCACGAGTACTTCCGCGCCAGCCAGGTGCCGCTCCTGGCGGTCTGGGGCGACGGGGATGAGATCTTCGGACCCGACGGCGCGCACGCGTTCCGTACCGACCTGCCGCACGCAGAAATCCACCTCGTCCCCGGCGGCCACTTCCTCCTGGAGAGCGACGTCGACGGGGTGGCCGAGCTCATTCGCTCGTTCCTCCACTCACATCTCGAAGGGCACGCGAGGATGTGA
- a CDS encoding TetR/AcrR family transcriptional regulator → MADAESGQSPVAHARSVGRPRRSEKALLDAAAAVFVTSGVDAPVRKIAAKAGVGVGTIYRHFPTRPELVVAVYRHQVEACADAGPRLLAESATPEAALREWVALFAEFLVTKHGLAGALRGDNAGADALHTYFVERLVPVCDSLLEAALTSIDADPPVDAYNVLKGIGNLCISAESDTHYEAAELVQLLISGVLARGAD, encoded by the coding sequence GTGGCTGATGCCGAGAGCGGACAGTCGCCCGTCGCGCATGCCAGGTCAGTGGGTCGGCCGCGTCGAAGCGAGAAGGCGCTGCTCGACGCGGCGGCAGCGGTGTTCGTGACGTCCGGGGTCGACGCCCCGGTGCGGAAGATCGCCGCGAAGGCAGGCGTCGGCGTGGGGACGATCTATCGTCACTTCCCGACGCGTCCCGAGCTCGTAGTCGCGGTGTACCGGCACCAAGTCGAAGCCTGCGCAGACGCTGGCCCGCGGCTACTCGCGGAGAGCGCGACGCCCGAGGCGGCGCTGCGGGAATGGGTGGCCCTCTTCGCGGAGTTCTTGGTGACCAAACACGGGCTCGCTGGCGCACTACGAGGAGACAACGCCGGGGCCGACGCTCTGCACACCTACTTCGTTGAGCGCCTCGTGCCGGTCTGCGATTCACTCCTTGAGGCAGCGCTCACGTCGATTGACGCAGACCCGCCGGTCGATGCGTACAACGTGCTCAAGGGCATCGGAAACCTCTGCATCAGCGCCGAAAGCGACACCCACTACGAGGCCGCCGAGCTCGTCCAACTACTCATCTCCGGCGTGCTCGCCCGAGGAGCAGACTGA
- a CDS encoding alpha/beta hydrolase family protein, which produces MTSSIVDALDGIVGTGTPVISVAPVELSAPGRPVPLKVRVSAPATGTNLPVVLFSHGNGWNLDGYAPLTAFWASRGFVVIQPTHLDSRRNGFGFDHPVFPTIWTERIADLRRVLDQLGTIEAAVPGLAGRVDRSRVAATGHSWGGHTAQSLLGARIFDEAGQVGEDMSDSRITAGILFAATGLGGDHLHPFAQANFPFMRPSFQELTTPTLVVAGDRDQSKMSSRGPDWFTDAYTYSPGATDLLSFYGAEHALGGIVGYEVAETTDENPERVAVIQRMSTAYLRTALHIDETSWPVARAAFRDSIDPIGRADSK; this is translated from the coding sequence ATGACCTCATCAATCGTGGACGCACTCGACGGCATCGTTGGCACCGGTACTCCCGTCATCTCCGTCGCTCCCGTCGAATTGTCCGCCCCGGGCCGTCCGGTCCCACTCAAGGTGCGGGTGTCTGCCCCGGCAACCGGCACCAATCTCCCCGTCGTGCTGTTCTCTCACGGCAACGGGTGGAACCTCGACGGGTACGCGCCGCTCACGGCGTTCTGGGCCTCCCGCGGGTTCGTCGTGATCCAGCCCACGCACCTGGACTCGCGCCGGAACGGGTTCGGGTTCGATCACCCCGTGTTTCCGACTATCTGGACCGAGCGGATCGCGGATCTCAGGCGCGTGCTCGACCAGCTCGGCACCATCGAAGCCGCCGTACCCGGACTTGCGGGGCGCGTCGACCGCAGTCGCGTTGCTGCCACCGGTCATTCCTGGGGCGGGCACACTGCTCAGTCGCTGCTTGGCGCACGGATCTTCGATGAAGCCGGCCAGGTGGGCGAGGACATGTCCGACAGCCGCATCACCGCCGGCATTCTGTTCGCTGCGACCGGGCTCGGTGGTGACCACCTGCACCCGTTTGCCCAGGCGAACTTCCCCTTCATGCGCCCCTCGTTCCAGGAACTGACCACGCCGACCCTCGTGGTCGCGGGCGATCGCGACCAGTCGAAGATGTCCAGCCGCGGACCTGACTGGTTCACCGACGCCTACACCTACAGCCCTGGCGCCACCGACCTCCTCTCGTTCTATGGCGCCGAGCACGCGCTGGGCGGGATCGTCGGATACGAGGTCGCCGAAACCACCGACGAGAACCCGGAGCGGGTTGCCGTCATCCAGCGAATGAGCACGGCCTACCTCCGCACCGCTCTCCACATCGATGAGACCAGCTGGCCCGTTGCCCGCGCCGCGTTCCGTGACAGCATCGATCCGATCGGGCGTGCCGACAGCAAATGA
- a CDS encoding SDR family oxidoreductase, which yields MDISGQIALVTGANRGIGREFVRELLDRGASKVYASARRVESLDISDSRVVPLRLDLLDHGSVVTAAATAHDVTLLVNNAGIATGATLITGELEELHREMDTHLWGTLDVIREFSPVLATNGGGAIVNVLSALSWFAAPGTGSYSAAKAAEWNMTNGVRLELAAQGTLVQGVLLGAADTDITAGYDGPKIDPRDVPRRSLDGLAVDSIEVIVDEWTAMVKASLAGDPAPFYAEMTELLGTS from the coding sequence ATGGATATCAGCGGCCAGATCGCCCTCGTCACCGGAGCCAACCGTGGTATCGGCCGAGAGTTCGTTCGTGAACTACTCGACCGCGGAGCGAGCAAGGTCTACGCGAGCGCGCGCCGCGTCGAAAGCCTCGACATCAGCGACAGCCGGGTGGTGCCGCTGCGACTCGACCTGCTCGACCACGGTTCCGTCGTGACGGCAGCGGCGACGGCGCACGACGTCACCCTCCTGGTGAACAACGCCGGCATCGCGACCGGTGCCACCCTCATCACCGGCGAGCTCGAGGAGTTGCACCGTGAGATGGACACACACTTGTGGGGCACACTCGACGTGATCCGAGAGTTCAGCCCGGTCCTCGCCACCAACGGCGGCGGCGCCATCGTGAACGTGCTCTCGGCGTTGTCGTGGTTCGCTGCACCGGGCACCGGCTCATACTCCGCCGCCAAGGCCGCGGAGTGGAACATGACCAATGGCGTGCGCCTAGAACTCGCCGCGCAGGGCACGCTCGTTCAGGGCGTGCTGCTCGGCGCTGCCGACACGGACATCACGGCCGGGTACGACGGGCCCAAGATCGATCCGCGCGACGTGCCCCGTCGGTCGCTCGACGGCCTGGCGGTCGATTCGATCGAGGTGATCGTGGACGAGTGGACCGCGATGGTGAAAGCCTCACTCGCCGGCGATCCCGCACCGTTCTATGCCGAGATGACGGAGTTGCTGGGCACGAGCTGA
- a CDS encoding MerR family transcriptional regulator: protein MRIGDVARRAGVSTRALRYYEEQGLLTSERSHGGQRTYPESAVERVRLIQQFFAAGLPSRTIAQLLPCVDAGHGSAEALELLATERDRITAAMAGLAAARDALDRIIDIAGHPTPEHCPALREPAWAPDAASAPVSA from the coding sequence ATGCGAATTGGCGACGTCGCACGCCGGGCCGGGGTCAGCACCAGAGCTCTGCGCTACTACGAGGAGCAAGGGCTGCTGACCTCGGAACGCTCCCACGGTGGTCAGCGCACGTACCCCGAGTCCGCGGTAGAGCGCGTTCGGCTGATCCAGCAGTTCTTTGCCGCCGGGCTGCCCAGCCGCACGATCGCGCAGTTGCTGCCCTGCGTCGATGCCGGGCACGGCTCTGCTGAGGCCCTCGAACTCCTTGCGACCGAGCGCGATCGCATCACTGCCGCCATGGCCGGGCTGGCGGCAGCTCGCGACGCTCTCGATCGCATCATCGACATTGCCGGCCATCCCACCCCCGAGCACTGCCCGGCCCTGCGCGAGCCCGCGTGGGCGCCGGATGCGGCGTCCGCACCTGTATCGGCGTAG